A stretch of Usitatibacter palustris DNA encodes these proteins:
- a CDS encoding DUF6505 family protein: MPKLLRAVRLDDSDEHIFAGCGAAKDGEWVVTGGYAVCDFANAPRCNPVCHCQASFVALSSRARCSIAEVVDVPDTAIDEQIEALAWHLVKDWKAPSYEIARSVAEEEVLHTADVCSTLSPEVWITVKRTPGDDGEAVDEQYAVYDRLMVGAHKL, from the coding sequence ATGCCCAAGTTGCTTCGCGCCGTGCGCCTCGACGATTCCGACGAGCACATCTTCGCCGGATGCGGGGCCGCCAAGGATGGCGAGTGGGTCGTCACCGGCGGCTACGCGGTCTGTGATTTCGCCAACGCGCCGCGCTGCAATCCCGTTTGCCACTGCCAGGCGTCGTTCGTCGCCCTCTCCTCGCGCGCGCGTTGCTCCATCGCCGAAGTGGTCGATGTTCCCGACACCGCGATCGACGAGCAGATCGAAGCGCTCGCCTGGCATCTCGTGAAGGACTGGAAGGCGCCCTCGTACGAAATCGCACGCAGTGTCGCGGAGGAAGAGGTGCTTCACACCGCCGATGTGTGCTCGACGCTGTCGCCGGAGGTGTGGATCACCGTGAAACGCACGCCCGGCGACGATGGCGAAGCCGTGGACGAGCAGTACGCCGTGTACGACCGGCTCATGGTCGGCGCGCACAAGCTCTAG
- a CDS encoding DUF6279 family lipoprotein — translation MRPLKYLALAALVLALAACSLTKVAYNNAGFMVTYLVDDYLDLNSPQEDWVRERLGKAIAWHRQQELPEYERFLRDTLARTERTFTATDARFVSDGLRKYFKRTMEKILPDIADLLAQLDAEQVAHFEKRYTDESVKIARETVKPAPPERTEKRAKKMIEQIETYTGRLSSDQRDLVTGRVHFIPDVAEMRLADRRTRQELLVKLVRARPAKPEMVASLDRLLVEPDSWRDPQYTVKMKEREDQIIEMVVVLAATLTPEQRGNVQKKLRSYLNDVTSLMALR, via the coding sequence ATGAGACCCCTCAAGTACCTCGCCCTCGCCGCCCTCGTCCTGGCGCTCGCTGCGTGCAGCCTCACGAAGGTCGCGTACAACAACGCGGGCTTCATGGTGACGTACCTGGTCGACGACTACCTCGACCTCAACTCGCCCCAGGAAGATTGGGTCCGCGAGCGGCTGGGCAAGGCGATCGCGTGGCACCGCCAGCAGGAGCTGCCCGAGTACGAGCGTTTCCTGCGCGACACGCTTGCGCGCACCGAACGGACCTTCACGGCGACCGACGCGCGTTTCGTCTCCGATGGCCTGCGCAAGTACTTCAAGCGGACGATGGAGAAGATCCTTCCCGACATCGCCGATCTGCTGGCGCAGCTCGATGCCGAGCAGGTCGCCCACTTCGAGAAGCGCTACACCGACGAGAGCGTGAAGATCGCGCGCGAGACGGTGAAGCCCGCGCCCCCCGAGCGCACCGAAAAGCGCGCGAAGAAGATGATCGAGCAGATCGAGACCTACACGGGCCGCCTTTCCAGCGATCAACGCGACCTCGTCACCGGCCGCGTGCACTTCATCCCGGATGTCGCGGAGATGCGGCTGGCCGACCGACGCACGCGCCAGGAGTTGCTGGTGAAGCTCGTGCGCGCCAGGCCCGCCAAGCCGGAGATGGTCGCGAGCCTCGACCGCCTGCTGGTCGAGCCGGACTCGTGGCGCGATCCGCAATACACCGTGAAGATGAAGGAGCGCGAGGACCAGATCATCGAGATGGTGGTGGTGCTTGCCGCGACCCTCACGCCCGAGCAGCGCGGCAACGTGCAGAAGAAACTCCGCTCCTACCTGAACGACGTCACGTCGCTGATGGCGCTGCGCTAG
- a CDS encoding alpha/beta hydrolase — protein MSLAFTRLQVSVASALAPSRAVVKAQRLFLTPPRHEHTAREREVLATGQGFTVTSTFARLAAWRFGAADRPAVVVSHGWGGRGAQFRQFVPKLVEAGYQVIAFDHAAHGYSEGDEASLVHFIRDLEAVVADLDAKGVAVAGIVGHSLGAAAIGAWLKRSGRANLRVVLIAPPSSVERYSGYFARFVGLPERLRREMQQRVEGRFGMAWRDFELPGSVEGIAAPALVIHDGGDREVAFSSGLAIARAWKDARLVRTEGLGHRAILRDPDVVRDTIDFLRDEVRFATPPGSGEKSEFSVPAPLI, from the coding sequence ATGTCACTGGCCTTCACGCGCCTGCAAGTTTCGGTGGCCTCGGCGCTCGCGCCGAGCCGCGCGGTGGTCAAGGCGCAGCGCCTGTTCCTCACGCCACCGCGCCACGAGCACACGGCTCGCGAACGCGAGGTGCTGGCCACGGGGCAGGGCTTCACGGTGACCTCGACCTTCGCCCGGCTCGCGGCCTGGCGCTTCGGCGCGGCCGATCGACCGGCGGTCGTGGTCTCGCACGGCTGGGGAGGACGCGGCGCCCAGTTCCGCCAGTTCGTCCCGAAGCTCGTCGAGGCGGGCTACCAGGTGATCGCGTTCGACCACGCCGCGCACGGCTACAGCGAAGGCGATGAAGCCTCGCTGGTGCACTTCATTCGCGACCTCGAGGCCGTGGTGGCCGACCTGGATGCGAAGGGCGTCGCGGTGGCCGGGATCGTCGGTCACTCCCTCGGCGCCGCCGCCATCGGTGCGTGGCTCAAGCGTTCGGGCCGCGCGAACCTGCGCGTGGTGCTGATCGCGCCGCCGAGCTCGGTGGAGCGCTATTCCGGTTACTTCGCGCGCTTCGTCGGATTGCCCGAGCGCCTGCGACGCGAGATGCAGCAGCGCGTGGAAGGTCGCTTTGGCATGGCGTGGCGTGATTTCGAACTGCCCGGTTCCGTTGAAGGGATTGCTGCGCCGGCACTCGTGATCCATGACGGTGGCGATCGCGAAGTGGCGTTCTCGAGCGGCCTTGCGATCGCGCGGGCCTGGAAGGACGCGCGGCTCGTTCGCACCGAAGGCCTGGGCCATCGCGCGATCCTTCGCGATCCCGATGTCGTGCGCGACACGATCGATTTCCTGCGCGATGAAGTGCGCTTCGCCACGCCGCCCGGATCCGGAGAGAAGTCCGAGTTCTCCGTTCCCGCCCCTTTGATCTGA
- a CDS encoding SDR family oxidoreductase: MAAKKIAIVTGGNRGLGREIARQLMKEDVFVVIGARDQAKGNEAIEEIRGRRSNAAVCYPLDVNDTKSVRRFVEAVDKNHGAPRILVNNAGVYPEATDAKIVDTPTSMWRETFETNLFGAVRMCREVVPLMKSVRTGRIVNISSGLGQMHRMGEGSAAYRVSKAALNALTCTLAAEVAGTGILVNSMSPGWVKTDMGGEDAPRSVEEGAETAVWLCMLPSNGPTGQFFRDRKQIPW, from the coding sequence ATGGCAGCCAAGAAGATCGCAATCGTCACGGGGGGCAACCGGGGTCTGGGACGCGAAATCGCACGCCAGCTGATGAAGGAAGATGTCTTCGTCGTCATCGGTGCACGCGACCAGGCCAAGGGCAACGAGGCGATCGAGGAGATCCGCGGCCGGCGTTCGAACGCCGCCGTGTGCTATCCGCTGGATGTCAACGACACCAAAAGCGTTCGCCGCTTCGTCGAGGCCGTGGACAAGAACCACGGCGCGCCCCGGATCCTGGTGAACAACGCCGGGGTGTACCCCGAAGCGACCGACGCCAAGATCGTCGATACGCCGACCTCCATGTGGCGCGAGACCTTCGAGACCAACCTCTTCGGCGCCGTGCGCATGTGCCGCGAAGTCGTGCCGCTGATGAAAAGCGTGCGTACGGGGCGGATCGTGAACATCTCGAGCGGCCTGGGCCAGATGCATCGCATGGGCGAGGGCAGCGCCGCCTATCGCGTCTCGAAGGCCGCGCTCAACGCGCTTACCTGCACCCTGGCCGCCGAGGTCGCGGGCACCGGGATCCTCGTGAATTCGATGAGCCCGGGTTGGGTGAAGACCGACATGGGCGGCGAGGACGCGCCCCGTTCGGTGGAGGAAGGCGCGGAAACGGCCGTTTGGCTGTGCATGCTGCCTTCCAATGGTCCTACAGGCCAGTTCTTCCGGGACCGCAAACAAATACCGTGGTAA
- a CDS encoding glutathione S-transferase family protein, whose protein sequence is MLKIWGRTSSVNVQKVVWCCDELGIAYARTDAGGTFGIVNTPEYRALNPNGLVPVIEDDGFVLYESNAIVRYLAAKQDTPLWPREAKARADVDRWMEWQSTGFTPAMGPAFLGLVRTPPEKRDAAAIESSRAKSETFSAVLDAHLANRTFVTGDTFTTADIVIGCAVHRWLGLPLERTVRPNLERYYRALCARPAAKGVVSLPVN, encoded by the coding sequence ATGCTGAAGATCTGGGGCCGGACGTCCTCGGTCAATGTGCAGAAGGTCGTGTGGTGCTGCGATGAGCTGGGCATTGCCTACGCGCGCACGGATGCCGGCGGAACGTTCGGCATCGTCAACACGCCCGAGTACCGCGCGCTCAATCCCAACGGCCTCGTTCCGGTGATCGAGGACGATGGCTTCGTGCTCTACGAATCGAACGCGATCGTTCGCTACCTCGCCGCGAAGCAGGACACGCCGCTGTGGCCGCGCGAAGCGAAGGCCCGCGCCGACGTGGACCGCTGGATGGAGTGGCAGTCGACCGGCTTCACGCCCGCGATGGGCCCGGCCTTCCTCGGCCTGGTGCGCACGCCGCCGGAAAAGCGCGACGCCGCGGCCATTGAATCGTCGCGCGCGAAATCAGAAACGTTTTCGGCGGTGCTCGATGCGCATCTCGCCAACCGCACGTTCGTGACAGGCGACACGTTCACCACGGCCGACATCGTCATCGGCTGCGCGGTGCATCGCTGGCTGGGCCTGCCCCTCGAGCGCACGGTGCGCCCGAACCTCGAGCGCTACTACCGTGCGCTTTGCGCGCGCCCGGCTGCGAAAGGCGTCGTCTCCCTGCCGGTCAACTGA